Proteins encoded within one genomic window of Fuerstiella sp.:
- the hisS gene encoding histidine--tRNA ligase, which yields MASKNVKPLRGFRDFLPDQMIAREYLVDTARRVYRSYGFAPIDTPALEYAEVLVGQGGEESDKQVFRFTDQGDRDVAMRFDLTVPLARYAARHIQEIGTPFRRYHIAPVWRGERPARGRYREFMQCDFDTIGTASNTADIETLLVINDLFDAIGIDRFTVRVNNRKVLNGFLEKRQLQEFASGILRCLDKMDKIGRDAVAAEMQERVKLSTSDVAGVLDMAQVTGKPEAVLSQLDGILKGSPTGEEGLSHLEELFKTVRGCRLPEDRVRLDVSIARGLDYYTGTIYETILNDLPTIGSVCSGGRYDDLASKFTSRQLPGVGASLGLDRMLAAMDELGMTAGKSTPANVLITMFAREHLVEYQRTAGMLRGSGIGVEVYPEEGKIGRQLKYADRRGFALALIAGTDELAAGTWQVKVMHSGDQTEVATEVLADTIREILSETGD from the coding sequence ATGGCCAGCAAAAATGTTAAACCTCTGCGAGGTTTCCGTGATTTTTTACCCGACCAGATGATTGCCCGTGAGTATCTCGTTGATACGGCACGCCGAGTATATCGCAGCTATGGGTTCGCTCCGATTGACACACCGGCGCTGGAATATGCAGAGGTGTTGGTGGGTCAGGGCGGTGAGGAGTCAGACAAACAGGTATTTCGATTTACCGACCAGGGAGATCGCGATGTCGCGATGCGCTTCGATCTCACCGTCCCCCTGGCCCGTTATGCAGCCAGGCACATTCAGGAAATTGGCACACCGTTCCGGCGGTACCATATAGCTCCGGTGTGGCGCGGTGAACGACCGGCGCGGGGTCGTTACCGTGAATTCATGCAGTGTGATTTTGATACCATCGGCACTGCCAGTAATACTGCCGACATTGAAACCCTGCTGGTGATCAACGATTTGTTTGATGCCATCGGCATCGATCGTTTTACTGTACGAGTCAACAATCGCAAAGTACTTAACGGCTTTCTGGAAAAACGACAGCTGCAGGAGTTTGCATCAGGGATCCTGAGGTGCCTCGACAAAATGGACAAAATTGGCCGTGACGCGGTCGCCGCTGAGATGCAGGAGCGCGTCAAACTCAGCACATCCGACGTCGCTGGTGTGCTGGATATGGCCCAGGTAACCGGAAAACCCGAGGCTGTCCTTTCACAACTGGACGGTATCCTGAAAGGCAGTCCGACAGGTGAAGAAGGACTGAGTCACCTTGAGGAACTGTTCAAAACAGTTCGTGGCTGCCGACTTCCGGAAGACCGTGTGCGTCTGGATGTATCGATTGCCAGAGGCCTCGATTACTATACAGGAACCATCTATGAAACCATTCTCAATGACCTTCCGACAATCGGCAGTGTCTGTTCCGGTGGTCGCTACGATGATCTTGCATCAAAATTCACGTCTCGCCAACTGCCAGGCGTTGGAGCAAGCCTGGGCCTGGATCGAATGCTGGCGGCAATGGACGAACTTGGCATGACAGCCGGAAAATCCACACCCGCCAATGTGCTGATTACCATGTTTGCCAGGGAACATCTGGTGGAATATCAGCGAACCGCCGGAATGTTGCGTGGCAGCGGAATTGGTGTGGAAGTCTATCCGGAGGAGGGAAAGATCGGTCGTCAGCTCAAATATGCCGATCGACGGGGATTCGCGTTAGCTTTGATTGCCGGCACAGACGAGTTAGCTGCCGGAACATGGCAGGTCAAAGTCATGCACTCCGGAGATCAGACGGAAGTCGCCACTGAAGTCCTCGCTGATACCATTCGCGAAATTCTTTCCGAAACCGGAGATTAG